ttgtggaagacagtgtggctgttcctcaaggatctagaaccagaaatatcatttgacccagcaatcccattactgggtgtataaccaaaggattataaatcattctactataaaggcacatgcacacgtatgtttgttgcagcactattcacaatagcaaagacctggaaccaacccaaatgcccatcaatgatagattggataaagaaaatgtggtacatatacaccatggaatactatgcagccataaaaaaggctgagttcatgttctttgcagagacatggatgaaactggaaagcaccattttcagcaaactaacacagtaacagaaaaccaaacaccacatgttctcactcatatgtggtagctgaacaatgagaacatatggatacagggaggggaacatcacacacccatgcctgttgtggagtggggagtgaggagagggatagcactaggagaaatacttaatgtagataacgggttgatgggtgtcgcaaaccaccatggcatgtgtatacataggtaacaaacctgcatgtctgcacatgtatcccagaacttaaagtataatttttaaaacatcaaatagaACTTCTAGAAATCAGTAATATAGAAATTGGATTTAAACTTCAGTGGATAGATTAAACAGATGATTAGACAGAATGGAAAGAATCTCGTTAACTGTAAGATATATCTGAAGAAATTACCCAGAAAGCAGCCTTAGAGACAAAGAGATGAGACATAAGGAAGAGGTTAAGAAATAAGGATGATAGAAGAAGAGGTCTAACATATGTTGAATTAGACTTCCAGAAAGAGATAATACTAAAAGTGATCATAAGAGGTAATAATTATATAGTACTTACTAGGTGCTCCTATTGTAAAtcatttatatacattaaattattaaTCTTCACAGCAAACCTATAGACTAATAATGTTATCCCATTTTACCGATGAGGAAACAAACACAAGAGTTAGAAAATTTAGCTAAGGTCACATAGGAGAAATGCCAAGTAGCCTGGTCTTGTGTTCTTCActgttatgtaatattttaagagattataGCATTAAATTgtctaaaaatgttaaatgataaTTGTAAAATCTCAGAAACTCCACAAATCCCAAACAAGATTTGAAAAAGAGTCACTAGATACATTTTGGTGAGACTGTACCatagcagagaaaaataaaagctcttAGAGACAAAAAAAGGAGATCACCACAAGTGAATGGCAACCTGACTGAAGGCTGCAACAGTAACCATACTGATGGCCACAGCAGTAATACTGGCAGTCGGAAGGTGGATCTTCAGTGTGCTGGAAGAAAGTAACTATCACCCTACAATGTCATGAGTGGAAAAACCATCTTTAGAAGATGAGGGTGAAACAATTACATTTTCAGACAGATAAAAGGAGGCATTTACCATGCAGAGACTCTCACAAGAGGAACTCCTGAAGAATGTGTTTTGAGAAATGGAAGATATGAGATGTAAAATGGGAGGATGAGCAAAAGCATTGGTGATTATGTGGATAAACCTGTACAAACACTgactatttaaaacaataataagtgTATCATTTGTTGGAGGGAAacagaatcaaaataaaataatagagcaTCGTAGGTTAGACAGTAACAGAGGTTAAAGCTTACTAAGGTCCTGGTGTTACTCGTGAGGAGAGCAGATTTCTGGGGACAAATGCATGCTTTGCCCACTGCACCAGAGTATAATACAAGAAAATGCTGAGTCTCAGAACTCTCTTCAATCAACACATGTTCCCTGTCTGAGGTCACCCAGCTGCTCTGGAATGCAAAGGGGCATGATCTTGTATGGTGTTCATCATTGTGTCTTCATTGCCTGCAACGGTACCTGGCATATCATAGGCAAACAATAAACAgtgttgaatgaatcaataaatgagtgaatagTTTCTTCTGATTGTCTTAAATGCTTCATAATTGTTACTTATAACTCAATTTGGCTGCAGCATAGGCACATGAAAGGAAGTCATAGGAGATAAGGCTGAAAATATTGGTTGACTCTAGATGATCTAAAAATAATCTAGCTAATAAATATCATGATGTAGAGGGAGAAACGTGACAGATGGTGCATGTGATGTGCTAAGTCCCCTGTATTTATAAGGAGACTCAATATATCCAGTTGTTAACATTGATTAATCAAAAATAGAAACATTGTTTTATTATgcaaagcttttttaaaaaaagaatggaaacagTATGCAGTGGTTGCTTTTGGGGAATGAGACTTGGAGAGactttacatttcattttatacaCCTTAGTGTCATTTGAAATAAACCTGATTTTAAAAGATCAAgtgagccccagggccttgaatGCCAACCAGAAGAGGGCAGACTATTCTTTAGCTATGAAAGCTCATGTTGCTTGATTGATCTGCTTCCTGCAGAGGCTCATTGTGGGCAACAAAAGACTTCAGGATAGTGATTCCTTGCAGGAAGTGGGGCTGGAGAGGGTAGGGGAGAAACCAAGAGAAGTGATTGGAGTCAGGGCAAATGCTGAGAAACATCTCATGTGGTTTCATGTGTCGTACTCTTATTTTCCAGCACCCTCTGCACAGGAAATCACAGGGTTGTTGAGCGTCTTGATAAGCTTTACTTAGTCATCAGTTTTCACTCCAGCTCCTGCAGGCATCTCCCCATCCTCAGCTGTTTGCCAGTCCCAGGAAAGCACTTCTCAACTCACCAACTCCAGTAGAAAGAAGGGTGTTAAGGTAAGAGTTTGTTCAAGAACCATCTTCTTTCAAAGGCAGTTTTGGTTTTTACCTTGGTCCACATCCTGATGAATTCATCAGGAAAAGGAGACAGGAAGCTCCTTTGAGGGAGCTTTGGATGCTGGCAGCTTAGACGGTGGGAGATCCGAATGGGGTCAGGCAGAGATTCGTCCCACTTCTGTTCTATCTACCTATATTCTCCCCTTTTCTTCAACCATTCAAATCTGCAACTATGGAGAGAAAAAATTTGCTAATTTCAATTTAGGGGCAGGGTAGGATGAAGGCATTTCCTCCCTAAGCTAAATTGTTATTAATAACCTTAGGTTGCACCGATTTTCTTGTTATTCAAAAGGTTTTTTCTTCATATCTGTCATTGTCTCAGCAgaaaacacacatcacacactCTAAAGGGGTAGTTTGGAAGAGTTTAGTGAAGAGACTGTTTACAAAGGTGTGAATAGGgattaaggaaatatttaaagaatgttGAAGCCCTCAAAGGCAAGTGATAGTGGAGGGCTGTTACCATTGCTAGGTCTGAAGTGataaggagaaagagaagttCTGAGAATTCAGAATGTACTGTAGTGGTAGCTGTAACTGTAACTGTAGCTGCGGCTACAGGAAAGGGCCACCAGACAGGGCTATGTCCTTAGGTAGAAGAACACCGCCACTGCCAACTCACAGCCCTTCATGGAGCAGGGAGAGAgccaggaaattttttaaaaatcacccttCAATCTCCTGTCAAGGTGTCCCTTTGGAGCCTGAGTGCCAGGTAGCCCATTGATGAGGCATAGACATGTTTCCTCCCAGGATGCAAAGGCAGGTAGAGAAGGGTGGACATGAGATCCTAATGGCAAATAGGAAAAATCTATTTCTTCCCATAGCCTCTTCTCAGTTTGTATTTCCGGAGACTTTCTCTATTAATGTGATTGAATCAATTTCTCATTCTatcacttcccttttttttttttttttttttttaattgtttgaccTTCCCATCTAGTGTCACTTCTTTGGACTAGTCTCTCACCATCATCATAAATGCCTTGAGAATGGAATGTGGTTGGAAAAAAAGGGATTGGGAATACATAGGTACTCCCAGGTATAAATACACAGATATAAGTAATTTAAGTTTATGATTTTggcttctttaaaaagaaacctaTTATAGTGATAATCAAAAAGAATGTTTATTAGATTTGGGCTGACGACTCCAAGACATCAAACATCAAGGCTCCTTCCAATTTCTATTTCCCCATCCCTAAAGAGGTACCCTTACCCTCGTGGTCCTACCTGGCTCCCAAACGCAgcagcattccagcctgagagaagagaaagaaagaaagagtacaGGAGGAGCTGGTTTTATCACTTTCTCTCACCTCCCCTTGACCATCACATATGGTTACATGGTGCCATCAGCATAAAGGGAAGCTGAGGAATGGACCTTTTTCTGATTTAAGCTTCAGAATTATTATGTGTGAGAAAAGGAGAATGGCTTTTGGGGCAACTAGCAGTCTCTATAGCCCCTGATTCTCTTTTAGCATCTGTGCTCAAATGGAGACTTTTCTCAAGACTGCCTCACAAATAGTGAATGATGTAGGCATGGAACAGAAATAAACCCAGGACAGGGCCCCAGGAGACTGGAGTTGGTATTGGACCTGCTTTTCACCATGGGATTCAGGAAACTGTTTTGTACACATTAagcctgtctttctttctttgttacaAGAGCATATTACAATAGATGGCCTCCAAGGGACATGTGCTGGAGGCTGGGGATGTAATAGtgaacaaccacaacaaaaatgTTGAGTTTAATGagggagataaaagaaaaaacagacatacacttaaaaatacaGGTGCAAACTGTGTTCAGTGCCACGAATAAAAAGGCCAACCTGCACTGAGGGACGACAACAGAAGTGGTTTTCCTCCATATCCTCATCAGGCCAACCAGGGCTACAGGAACTAAGACAGCATGTGATGGATACATTCAGTCCTTGATGCCAATTCTGTACCCCCATGGAGGACTCATTCACTTTCCCCTTTGAGGCCTCCAACCCATGAGAGTTGTCTGCAGTGTGGAGTGATTGACAGCTGTTTTTCTGAAGCAAGAAAGAGCTCTTGCATTCAGTTGCTTATTCTCAGTTGCTTATTCTCAGTTGGCTTCTATTCTCATCTCTTCTCCTTATTTGATTAATTTCTCTTCCTGTTTCTTAAAGTTGCTTAATCTAGGCTTGAAAAAACTGCAATTTTGACATTCCATTTTGGATTTGATATGAGCATTACTTGTTGCTTTTCATCCTTTCTTCATGTGTAGTCGGCACTGAACCCTTGCAATGGGGCTGCAAGGCTGGTTAAGAACAAGCCCTCTGACACAGATCTGTGGGTTCAAATGCAGGCTCTACCACTTGTTTGTGAGACCtggagcatagtactcaatataTTTGTGCTTTAATctacttatctgtaaaatgtgactAATAATAGTACTGACTTCTCCGGGCTCTGAAGAGGATTTAAAGAGGCTATACCTGAGGAGCACTCAGCCAGCTGCTATTGTTCACTCCACTGTGAGTAAGGGCTCCTTCCCAAGTGTAATTGACATAGGCAGCTGGCTTTTCCCCCAAAGCCCTGCACAGTGTAGACGTGgttcttttttcctaatttccCACTCCCTTCCCCAAATGATCCTTTTTCACAAATGCTTTAATTCGCAAAGAAAGCTCAAAATCATCTGGGGGAAATAATGGGTCCCCCCCCTTACATGTATTCATACCTCAACACCCTCTAGTCACCTCTAGACACTAGACACTCTGAATTGCcgcctctctctccttttcccaaaCTGCCCCCTTTTCCTCCAAGATACAGAGAAATTCAGATAAACCTTGAATCCTTTCCATAAACTGGAAGTTAAAACTCTTTTGGGTGCTGAGCAAAAGCCATATACTAGCCCTTCCTGGACTGAAGATATGACAGTGGCCATTATTCACTGTCTGTGCAGGCAGAAGCAATCCCTTCAAATACACCAGAGCTTTCCCAGCAGGAAACATGAGGAgtgatgttttcttcatttctttacatgtgtgttttttagtgactaatttcattttaaaatgttggtgtTCCATTTAGCCCAAATTTTCAACTACTCTTGGCTCcccatgcatgcatgcatgcattcattcattcattcattcatatgtgGTAAAAACTTCTTGACTCTCCACTATGCCTTCACATTGAAGTAGGCACTGAGGACACAGAAATGGATAAGAGAAAAATTCTTCCTGTTTTCATAAAGCTGACCCACTGAGCCATTTCTAGCCTGACAGGCCTGGCCATCCTCAGACCTGTCCTAGCAAGAAGTCACATCTCCTTTATGACCCTAAATcatgatctccattctaactgtTGATGAACCCCTCTCAGTCATTAAGGGTGGCCATGGGTCATGGCCTGGGTCATTTCTTCTGGCCcctgagaggaaatctgtatGCCAGGATAAAAAGGATGCTGAACTCAGAGTCCTGTCTCTTGCTGTCCCACATATTCTGCCTAGacttttctcctcctgcctctaGAAGACATGACATGGTGACAGTGAGTGCGGGTGTTTGGGCCTTAGAATATTCCCATATCAGTAGAGGATCTATCTTGTAATAGAAAGAGCCCAGGATTTAGAGTCAGCAAGAAATGAGTTTGAATCCAGGTGCTAGAACTCCCTGGCCTTTAATAAATGACTTAATCTCTTCAAGCCTCTGATTTCCTCTCCTGTAAAACAGGGGAGGTAATTACTACATAACAGGCTGGTCATGACAATCAGTGAACATGCAGCAGGTGTTCAAGTCTTGTTTTTGTTCCCAGGGGCGCCAGTGGAGGTTTTCTGAGCATGGATCCAACCACCCCGGCCTGGGGAACCGAAAGTACAACAATGAATGGAAATGATCAAGCCCTTCCTCTGCTTTGTGGCAAGGAGACCCTGATCTCGGTCTTCCTGATCCTCTTCATTGCCCTGGTAGGGCTGGTAGGAAACGCGTTTGTGCTCTGGCTCCTGGGCTTCCGCATGCGCAGGAACGCCTTCTCTGTCTACATCCTCAGCCTGGCCGGGGCCgacttcctcttcctctgcttcCAGATGACAAGTTGCCTGGCATACCTCATTAACTTCTTCGGTTCCATCTCCATCAATTTCCCTAGCTTCTTCACCACTGTGATGACCTGTGCCTACCTTGCAGGCCTGAGCATGCTGAGCGCCATCAGCACCGAGCGCTGCCTGTCCGTCCTGTGGCCCATCTGGTACCGCTGCCGCCGCCCCAGAAACCTGTCAGCGGTCATGTGTGTCCTGCTCTGGGCCCTGTCCCTGCTGCTGAGCATCTTGGAAGGGAAGTTCTGTGGCTACTTACTTAGTGATGGTGACTCTGATTGGTGTCAGACATTTGATTTCATCACAGCAGCGTGGCTGATGTTTTTATTTGTAGTTCTCTGTGGATCCAGCCTGGCCCTGCTGGTCAGGATCCTCTGTGGCTCCCGGGGTCTGCCACTGACCAGGCTGTACCTGACCATCCTGCTCGCCGTGCTGATCTTCCTCCTCTGCGGCCTGCCCTTAGGCATTCAGTGGTTCCTAATATTATGGATCTGGAAGAATTCTGATGTGTTATTTTGTCACATTCATCCAGTTTCAGTTGTCCTGTCATCTTTAAACAGCAGTGCCAACCCCATCATTTACTTCTTCGTGGGCTCCTTTAGGAAGCAGTGGCGGCTCCGGCAGCCGATCCTCAAGCTGGCTCTCCAGAGGGCTCTGCAGGACACTGCTGAGGTGGATCACAGTGAAGGATGCTTCAGTCAGGGCACCCTGGAGATGTCCAGAAGCAGTCTGGTGTAGAGATGGACAGCCTCTACTTCCATCAGATATATGTGGCTTTGAGAGGCAACTTTGCCCCTGTCTGTCTGATTTGCTAAACTTTCTCAGCCCTGATCTTAAAACAGTTAAGATAGTccttgtgaggattaagtgagactGTGCCTACGAAACAAACACTAAGTGCACTGTCTCTGGAACTGCCTTACTCACCGGCCTCCACCACATCCCCATGAGAGCTTTGCCAACTCTGGGGTCCAGAACTGTTCCCACTTTTAATGAATCCTACCTTTGACAGAAGGCTGAAAGCAATGCAGAAAAGGTCTACATTTCTTTGGTCACTGCACTTGATAGGGACTCAAAGaatgttatatatttaataagtttctttttctcttccatacaattcctgtctcaacaaaattagaattaaatttaAATCTAGCTCCAAAAGAGCAGCTGTCTTTCATTTTGGTAGACCTTAGAATATGCCCCTAGcttaataaatctttgttgaataaatggcttaataaatgaacaaactggttaatttttattttaaacctctgaaaagtttttttttaccAGATCTGAGTAACTGTCTAAATTTATTGCTTTCACTACTTTTGAATTTTGCAAACATGAAATTAAGTTTTATAATTAGATAAATCAATGTCAACACATATTTAAAGTTTGAGGTAGACTGTCTTCCTGTGGTTTCCTTTCACATGCCATCCCTTAAAATCCCAGCTACACGCCTTCCCAtcccttcccctttgccttcgcCCTAATCCTCCCTCTCCGGGGGCTCTCTAATTCGTCCTGGAAGTTTCCAATGGTCTTATAGACTCTATGTTCTTGGAGGACAGGCTCTATGTCAGATTTACCTTTTATTCCAAAGAGCTCAgagcatatattttattaattaaattgcacatatttttaaaagttatgtgtTCCACAAAATCAAATACTAATTGTAAATGCTGCATCTTTtaataagtttttattatttttaattgaggtatTATTAAGAGAATGATATGCACAGATCATAAATGTACAGCTTAATGagttttgttaaatgaatacaCCTATGTGACCCAAACTTTATtcaagacaaaatattttcattatctctgAAAGTTCCCCTGTGCTCCTCCCAGTCATTCCTCCTGCCCCTAGAGGCAACCATTGTTTCTATTTCCATCAACAAGTATTAGTTTTGCCTGACCTTTAACTGTATCTTTTTAGAATcataatatgtgtattttttgtttctggcTCTTACACgcaacataatattttcaagatttacCTATGTTATTGCATCTCatatatcagtagtttgttcctttcaTAAAGCTGAGTACTATTTAATTGTGTGAGTGTACTATGGTGTAGCTATTTTCATATTGACAGACACGTGTgatgttttatgaattttttggctattttaaataaagcGGCTGTAAGCATTCTTATTCAAGTCTTTTTGtagatatatgttttcatttctcttgtataGACAACCTGGAATGAAATTGCAGAATGATGGAAAGATGTATGTTTAACTCTATAAGAAATTATCAAGCTATTTTCTAAAATGGTTGTACCGTTTCACAtactcaccagcaatgtatgagagctcCAGTTGCTCCACATGCTCCCAACAAACATGGTTTTGCCAGTGTTTGAATTTTAGTCATTGTAATGAGTGTTAAGTAGTATctaattctgttttaatttccatAACGACTTATTAAATTGAGcatcttttatgtgtttttagcTACTCTTTTTTTTGGCAGTGTCTGCTtaagttttgcctatttttattaagtatttgtgtttttcattattaatttgtatacattttttcatatgctgaaTGATTTCTTTGGTGGTTATGTGTATTATGCTTATCCAGCTGGTGGTATGCCtattcatttttacatatttatttatttttaattaacaattacataacataacatttatttttaattaacaaataacaTAGTGTATTTATGGGGCActatgtgatgttttgatctatTTATACCTTGTAGAAAGactaaatcaaactaattaacatatccatcaccttaccaacttatttgtgtgtgtgtaatgtgaaggttaaaaatttattctttaaaccaaacactgcatgttctcacttataagtgggaactgaacaatgagaatacgtGAATACAGGGAGGtgaagaacacacactggggtctgttggggggtggagtggggtggggggagggagagcattaggaaaactaagtaatgcatgctgggcttaatacctaggtgatgggttgataggtacacaaaccaccatggcacacatttatctatataacaaacctgcatatcctgcacatgtaccccacaacttaaaataaaaataaaaataaattttaacatctattttttttttttttttgagacatagtctcactctgtcacccaggctggaatgcggtggcacaatcttggttcactgcaacttctgcctcctgggttcaagtgattctcatgcctcagcctcccaagtagctgggattacaggtgtgcactaccatgcccggctaattgttaaaaatttttagagatggggtttcaccttgttgacctggctggtcttgaactcctggcctcaagtgctccacctgcctcagcctctcaaagtgctgggattataggcataagccactgcacatggatgaatctcttcttcttctttaaaaaaaaaaaaaaccttttattttaggttcggggggtacatgtgaaggtttgttacataga
Above is a genomic segment from Chlorocebus sabaeus isolate Y175 chromosome 1, mChlSab1.0.hap1, whole genome shotgun sequence containing:
- the MRGPRX2 gene encoding mas-related G-protein coupled receptor member X2, producing the protein MDPTTPAWGTESTTMNGNDQALPLLCGKETLISVFLILFIALVGLVGNAFVLWLLGFRMRRNAFSVYILSLAGADFLFLCFQMTSCLAYLINFFGSISINFPSFFTTVMTCAYLAGLSMLSAISTERCLSVLWPIWYRCRRPRNLSAVMCVLLWALSLLLSILEGKFCGYLLSDGDSDWCQTFDFITAAWLMFLFVVLCGSSLALLVRILCGSRGLPLTRLYLTILLAVLIFLLCGLPLGIQWFLILWIWKNSDVLFCHIHPVSVVLSSLNSSANPIIYFFVGSFRKQWRLRQPILKLALQRALQDTAEVDHSEGCFSQGTLEMSRSSLV